A window of the Archocentrus centrarchus isolate MPI-CPG fArcCen1 chromosome 17, fArcCen1, whole genome shotgun sequence genome harbors these coding sequences:
- the mettl17 gene encoding methyltransferase-like protein 17, mitochondrial: MASRRFSACVLCQRRAVGKLMCRGMSATAHPQPQVDFLKGEPHRKHPGVTNLKTLRLPEELQMAAQSIIHGAQVTQLLERTRKLTNFLWSRKRAVEDFTLRQKAVSLEKELWEKAMQKRGDIDEQALEDRIRKKVFSELRRTMYHWTPMKYDEELGVVYMAARLAGGYAAVKRALNEIKKRDPSFAPHSLLDFGSGLGTVVWASRSCWGDSLKEMVCVDSSGPMNVLAERLLKGDDERAEPCIKQVYFRQFLPVSPKVQFDLVTAAFTLSELPNGKDREEAAFTLWRKTSSYLVLVENGTKEGHQILMQARDTLLKKQENTVYDFRPASVFAPCSHELVCPKLAHEPVTPCNFQQQYQPLPLPGRNNSQIEKFSYLILRRTEAVEADTKGVEWARLIAPVLRRTRHVHCRVCCPNGQLQHMVVTARKHSRDVYRCARSSDWGDQMPIVQDAEEDVHSDSE, from the exons ATGGCATCACGGAGATTTAGCGCCTGTGTTCTCTGTCAGAGAAGAGCTGTGGGGAAACTGATGTGCCGG GGAATGAGTGCAACTGCACACCCACAGCCACAGGTAGATTTCCTGAAGGGTGAACCACACAGGAAGCATCCAGGTGTGACCAACCTGAAAACTCTACGACTACCTGAGGAACTACAGATGGCTGCACAATCAATCATTCACG GAGCCCAAGTGACTCAGCTCCTCGAGCGCACTCGCAAACTCACAAACTTCCTGTGGAGCAGGAAACGAGCGGTTGAGGATTTTACACTGAGGCAGAAAGCTGTGAGCCTGGAGAAAGaactgtgggagaaagccatGCAGAAGAGAGGAG ATATAGACGAGCAGGCACTGGAAGACCGCATCAGGAAGAAAGTTTTCTCAGAGCTCCGAAGAACGATGTATCACTGGACTCCCATGAA GTATGATGAGGAGCTGGGTGTGGTCTACATGGCGGCTCGACTTGCTGGAGGCTATGCTGCAGTGAAGAGAGCTCTAAACGAG ATAAAGAAGAGGGATCCCTCCTTTGCTCCTCACTCTCTCCTGGATTTTGGTTCTGGGTTAGGAACAGTTGTCTG GGCATCCCGCTCATGCTGGGGTGATTCATTGAAGGAAATGGTCTGTGTGGACAGCTCCGGGCCAATGAACGTTTTGGCAGAACGACTTCTCAAAG gtgatgatgAAAGAGCTGAACCTTGCATCAAGCAGGTGTATTTCAGACAGTTTCTCCCTGTCTCTCCTAAG GTGCAGTTTGACTTAGTCACTGCAGCTTTTACCCTCTCAGAGCTGCCGAATGggaaagacagagaggaggcAGCATTCACTCTGTGGAGAAAGACAAGCTCATATCTG GTGTTGGTGGAAAATGGGACCAAAGAGGGCCATCAGATACTCATGCAAGCCAGAGACACTTTATTGAAG AAACAAGAGAATACTGTTTACGACTTCAGGCCAGCATCAGTGTTTGCTCCG tgttCTCATGAACTGGTGTGTCCCAAACTGGCTCATGAGCCCGTCACACCCTGCAACTTCCAGCAGCAGTACCAACCTCTGCCTCTGCCTGGG CGCAATAACTCTCAGATTGAGAAGTTCAGCTACCTAATTTTGAGGCGGACAGAAGCAGTGGAGGCAGACACAAAGGGTGTGGAGTGGGCCAGGCTGATCGCACCGGTGCTCCGGAGAACGAGGCACGTCCACTGTCGCGTGTGCTGCCCGAATGGACAGCTACAACACATGGTGGTGACGGCGagaaaacacagcag